The following is a genomic window from Nitrospira sp..
ATGGACCAGGAGCGTGAGCGCGGCATTACGATCCGGGCCAAAAACGCCAGCGTCACCTATAAAGGCGTGAAGATCAATATCGTGGATACCCCAGGCCATGCCGACTTCGGCGGTGAGGTCGAACGCACGCTCCGGATGGTCGACGGCGTGCTCATCCTCGTCGACGCCAAGGAAGGCCCCATGCCGCAGACGACGTTCGTGCTGCGCAAAGCCCTTGCCCTCGGTCATAAGGCCATCGTCGTCATCAACAAGATCGACCGGCCAGACGCCGTGATCGATGACGTGGTGAACCGCACCTTCGATCTCTTCGTCCATCTCGGCGCCACCGATGAACAGCTCGATTTCCCCATCGTCTACGCGGCTGCCATCAAGGGCCAGGCGACGCTGGATGTGAATAAGCCCGGCACGGACATTACGCCCTTGCTAGACACCGTTTTGGAAAAGATTCCCGCTCCGGCGATCAATGCCACCGCGCCGCTCCAGATTCTCGTACTGGCGCTTGTCCAAGATCCGTATAAAGGCAAGATGGGAATTGGAAAGATTCAATCCGGTTCCATCGCCCGCCGGCAGGCGGTCATGCTGCTCGGGAAAGACGGCGCGCAGATCCCCGGCAAGGTGTCCGACCTGGCCGTCTATTCAGGCCTTGAACGGGTGGATACGGATCAAGCTAGCGCCGGTGAAATTGTGGCGGTGGCCGGCCTCGATGAGGTCAGTATCGGCGATACGATCGCGGATGCGGAAAATCCGGTGGCTCTGCCGCGCGTGACTGTCGATGAACCGACCGTCCAAATGAGCTTCTCCGTCAACAACAGCCCGTTTGCCGGGCGCGAAGGGAAGTACCTAACCTCGCGGCACTTGCGGGACCGCCTGTTCAAGGAACTCGAAACCAACGTGTCCCTGCGCGTGCATGAAACCGAGAGCGCCGACCGGTTTCTCGTCGCCGGCCGCGGCGAGCTCCATCTCGGCGTCTTGATCGAACAGATGCGACGGGAAGGCTATGAGCTGCAAGTTTCCCAGCCTGAAGTCATCATTCATCGCGATGAGGCGGGCAAGGCGACGGAACCGTACGAAGAACTGACGATCCAAGTGCCTGAAACCTACCAGGGAACGGTCATCGAGGAGATGGGCAAGCGCCGCGGCGAACTGCGCCACATGCGCCTGATCCATTCCGATGTCGGCACCAGCGAAATGCATCTCGAATACCACATTCCCACGCGCGGCATCATGGGCCTCAAGAACCTTCTATTGGCCAAAACCCGCGGCACGATCATTATGCATCACGTGTTTGCCGCCTATGAGCCGGCCGAAGAGCGCGACCTGCTCGTCGCGCCGCATGGCTCGCTCGTGGCGCACGAAGACGGCACCAGCACCGGCTACGCCATCTTCATGACGCAGGAACGCGGCGTCATGTTCATCGGCCCCGGCGTCGAGGTCTATCGCGGCATGGTCGTGGGAGAAAACAGCCGGGACGAAGATCTGGATGTAAACGTATGCAAAGAAAAGCACCTGTCCAATATGCGCGCCTCGGGCACCGACGAAGCGCTGGTGCTGACCCCGCCGAAGGAAATGAGCCT
Proteins encoded in this region:
- a CDS encoding GTP-binding protein (Evidence 2a : Function from experimental evidences in other organisms; PubMedId 7783627, 9298646, 9622352, 9642082; Product type f : factor; MaGe:77307491), giving the protein MTQTRAPHDRRNDIRNIAIIAHVDHGKTTLVDAVLRQTHVHRKIDDMGERIMDSMDQERERGITIRAKNASVTYKGVKINIVDTPGHADFGGEVERTLRMVDGVLILVDAKEGPMPQTTFVLRKALALGHKAIVVINKIDRPDAVIDDVVNRTFDLFVHLGATDEQLDFPIVYAAAIKGQATLDVNKPGTDITPLLDTVLEKIPAPAINATAPLQILVLALVQDPYKGKMGIGKIQSGSIARRQAVMLLGKDGAQIPGKVSDLAVYSGLERVDTDQASAGEIVAVAGLDEVSIGDTIADAENPVALPRVTVDEPTVQMSFSVNNSPFAGREGKYLTSRHLRDRLFKELETNVSLRVHETESADRFLVAGRGELHLGVLIEQMRREGYELQVSQPEVIIHRDEAGKATEPYEELTIQVPETYQGTVIEEMGKRRGELRHMRLIHSDVGTSEMHLEYHIPTRGIMGLKNLLLAKTRGTIIMHHVFAAYEPAEERDLLVAPHGSLVAHEDGTSTGYAIFMTQERGVMFIGPGVEVYRGMVVGENSRDEDLDVNVCKEKHLSNMRASGTDEALVLTPPKEMSLEFALEYIGPDELVEITPQNLRLRKRLLNADERRRAKKAGK